In the genome of Acidobacteriota bacterium, one region contains:
- a CDS encoding UDP-N-acetylmuramoyl-L-alanyl-D-glutamate--2,6-diaminopimelate ligase yields MKLGELLERVQPVESGADPNTEAISLAYDSRRVDKGCVFFAIEGEKTDGHLFIEDAIRRGAIAVVSERVAPAGLATQWIRVRKIRRALSEAARRFYDDPDLKLWLIGITGTNGKTTTAYLLNSILEAAGTRTGLFGTVEYRLSTRVVSASNTTPESLDLAAYFHELVTGGAGAAILEVSSHALAQERVWGMHFSVAVFSNLTRDHLDYHHDFDQYFAAKMRLFEGLGIPPPELAVINLDDPWGRRLLAVPNPRRLTYGLESKADVGVKRHSQKLSGSSATLTTPQGEIEIESGLLGRANLMNILAATATAIGIGISPDKIQSGIRRLTAVPGRFEKVDEGQPFLVIVDYAHTDDALKNVLEAARELTQNRLVVVFGCGGERDRTKRPLMGEVAGRLSDLAILTSDNPRSEDPILIMNDVLVGLQRTSMPYIVEVDREMAIRKALAEAREGDIVLLTGKGHEGYQVLKDKTVPFDDRKVARRVLNEMGFRSGE; encoded by the coding sequence ATGAAATTGGGCGAGCTCCTCGAAAGAGTCCAGCCTGTCGAATCGGGGGCGGATCCGAATACCGAAGCCATCTCCCTCGCGTACGATTCTCGTCGGGTGGACAAAGGCTGCGTTTTCTTTGCCATCGAAGGTGAAAAGACAGACGGCCACCTGTTCATTGAAGATGCGATCCGACGGGGTGCAATAGCGGTTGTGAGTGAGCGGGTGGCCCCGGCCGGCCTTGCCACCCAATGGATTCGGGTCCGGAAAATTCGGAGGGCACTGTCAGAAGCCGCCAGGAGATTTTACGACGATCCTGACCTCAAGCTGTGGTTGATTGGCATCACAGGCACGAACGGAAAGACCACCACCGCATATCTTCTCAACAGCATATTGGAAGCTGCAGGGACCCGGACGGGGCTATTCGGTACGGTCGAATACCGTCTGAGTACACGCGTCGTTTCTGCTTCCAATACGACACCCGAATCGCTGGATCTGGCGGCTTATTTTCACGAGCTGGTCACTGGAGGCGCAGGAGCTGCCATCCTGGAAGTATCCTCGCACGCTCTTGCGCAGGAGCGGGTTTGGGGAATGCATTTTTCAGTTGCAGTGTTTTCCAATCTTACGCGAGACCATCTTGACTATCATCATGATTTTGACCAGTACTTTGCAGCAAAGATGAGGCTTTTTGAAGGCCTGGGAATTCCGCCGCCTGAACTGGCGGTAATCAATCTCGACGACCCGTGGGGCCGCCGCCTGCTTGCTGTCCCAAATCCACGTCGATTAACTTACGGGCTGGAATCAAAAGCAGATGTGGGCGTGAAAAGGCACTCGCAAAAACTCTCAGGGTCATCGGCAACCCTGACGACGCCACAGGGCGAAATCGAAATTGAATCTGGATTGCTGGGGCGGGCTAATTTGATGAATATTCTGGCCGCAACCGCCACTGCAATCGGTATAGGAATCTCTCCGGACAAAATCCAATCGGGAATACGGCGTTTGACCGCGGTGCCTGGACGCTTTGAGAAGGTCGATGAAGGGCAGCCGTTTCTAGTGATTGTTGACTATGCCCACACAGATGATGCTCTGAAGAATGTTCTAGAGGCGGCACGTGAGCTGACACAAAACCGCCTGGTGGTAGTTTTCGGCTGCGGTGGAGAACGCGACCGCACGAAGCGCCCACTTATGGGAGAAGTTGCCGGGCGGTTGTCTGACCTGGCGATTTTGACTTCCGATAACCCTCGGAGCGAAGACCCCATCCTGATCATGAACGACGTTCTGGTGGGGCTGCAGAGAACCAGCATGCCTTACATCGTTGAGGTTGACCGTGAGATGGCCATCAGAAAGGCTCTGGCCGAGGCCCGCGAGGGTGACATCGTGCT
- a CDS encoding PASTA domain-containing protein, giving the protein MVRDKRRKGSLSAARPVGAKRGVLLAGIFMVWMLAIILRLYDLQIIQYVQLLARADRQQQRTVEIAPKRGIIYDRKMHPLAMSLAVDSVYAVPSNIPDSSMEAKLLAPILNLDAKDLGARFKPHSSFCWVKRKITPQQSDRIRDLNLQGIYFQKEMKRFYPDGDLAATVLGYVGMDDNGLGGVEYQFNKQIRGVPGKVLLSTDAKHRSFRSTEWRGEPGKNLFLTIDDDIQYIAERSLALTVAKYHAAGGTVIVQNPSNGEILAMANQPTFNPNDYQKFPATDRINRAVSWIYEPGSTFKSVTISSAIDEKLARPSELVDCQMGQISLGGRIIHDDAEAIRHERGGPLTLNQVLMYSSDVGSVKMALRLGEERFYRRILNYGFDADTGIGLPGEEEGLLAPPRRWSGVSIGQLAIGQGVGVTPLQMIRLYSAIANDGVMLQPKIVRDIGQVASDGSSLPILGRRIMSKQTADIMRQMLAGVVEHGTGVAAQLAGYTSAGKTGTAQKVDATGHYSHKEHIASFMGFAPVDKPAVAILVVIDTPVGAMYGAEVAAPTWKSIAEQTLRYLNVPQDKPSDNIQIASRRSAEFPGQKRRGNADNPPINSESVGAATRPVEPVSYSSEPDTHLKDTVVLDESPTVAVPDFTGLSARRATQECQSLGLEMQMAGSGLAVQQDPPAGATVHAGSRVWVRFAQQVCCSVSERVH; this is encoded by the coding sequence ATGGTACGGGACAAGAGGCGGAAAGGATCCTTGTCAGCCGCGAGACCTGTTGGAGCCAAGAGGGGCGTGCTCCTGGCCGGGATCTTTATGGTGTGGATGCTGGCCATCATCCTCCGCTTGTACGATCTGCAAATCATTCAGTACGTGCAACTGCTCGCGCGCGCGGACCGTCAGCAACAACGCACAGTGGAAATCGCTCCGAAACGGGGGATCATCTATGACCGGAAAATGCACCCGCTGGCGATGAGCCTGGCAGTGGACTCGGTGTATGCCGTCCCCTCGAACATCCCTGATTCATCCATGGAGGCCAAGCTGCTCGCCCCAATTCTAAACCTCGACGCGAAAGACCTGGGTGCGCGCTTCAAGCCCCACAGCTCCTTTTGCTGGGTCAAGCGGAAGATTACACCGCAGCAGTCGGACCGTATTCGCGACCTTAACCTGCAGGGAATTTATTTTCAGAAGGAAATGAAGCGTTTCTACCCGGATGGAGATTTGGCTGCCACAGTCCTGGGTTACGTGGGAATGGATGACAACGGGTTGGGAGGAGTGGAATACCAATTCAATAAACAGATACGAGGGGTGCCGGGAAAAGTTCTGCTGAGCACGGATGCCAAGCACCGTTCGTTCCGCTCGACTGAATGGCGCGGAGAGCCGGGCAAGAACCTGTTTCTGACTATCGACGACGACATTCAGTACATTGCTGAAAGATCGCTGGCGTTGACGGTCGCGAAGTACCATGCGGCCGGGGGGACCGTGATCGTGCAGAACCCATCCAATGGCGAAATCCTGGCGATGGCCAACCAGCCGACCTTCAATCCAAACGATTATCAGAAATTCCCTGCAACAGACCGGATTAACAGGGCGGTTTCTTGGATCTACGAACCGGGTTCCACATTCAAGTCGGTGACGATTTCATCGGCCATTGACGAAAAGCTGGCGAGGCCCTCAGAACTGGTCGATTGCCAGATGGGGCAGATTAGCCTCGGTGGGCGCATCATTCACGATGACGCCGAAGCAATCCGACACGAACGTGGTGGCCCGCTCACGCTGAACCAGGTTTTGATGTACTCCAGCGATGTGGGCTCGGTGAAGATGGCGCTGCGCCTGGGTGAAGAGCGTTTTTACCGCCGCATTTTGAATTACGGATTTGACGCTGACACCGGCATTGGCCTGCCGGGAGAAGAGGAAGGATTGCTGGCGCCTCCACGGCGGTGGTCGGGAGTCTCCATCGGCCAGCTCGCCATTGGGCAGGGAGTGGGTGTGACGCCGCTCCAGATGATCCGTCTCTATTCTGCCATCGCCAACGATGGGGTGATGCTCCAGCCCAAGATTGTGCGCGACATCGGCCAGGTGGCTAGTGATGGGTCATCTCTTCCCATCCTCGGCCGCCGAATCATGAGCAAGCAAACGGCCGACATCATGAGGCAGATGCTTGCAGGTGTAGTAGAGCACGGGACCGGAGTGGCGGCGCAACTCGCCGGGTACACTTCGGCGGGAAAGACGGGCACGGCACAGAAAGTGGATGCAACGGGCCATTATTCCCACAAGGAACACATCGCTTCTTTCATGGGCTTCGCTCCTGTGGACAAACCGGCGGTAGCCATTCTGGTGGTTATCGACACACCGGTTGGAGCAATGTACGGGGCAGAAGTGGCAGCTCCGACTTGGAAATCGATCGCAGAACAGACACTGCGTTACCTGAATGTTCCGCAAGACAAACCTTCCGATAATATTCAGATAGCTTCCCGCCGCTCCGCTGAATTTCCGGGCCAGAAACGGAGAGGAAACGCGGACAACCCTCCAATCAACTCTGAATCCGTCGGAGCTGCCACGCGCCCTGTAGAACCAGTTTCTTATTCTTCGGAACCGGACACGCACTTAAAAGATACCGTGGTTCTCGACGAAAGCCCAACCGTTGCCGTACCGGATTTCACAGGCCTCTCTGCGCGTCGAGCGACGCAGGAATGCCAGTCACTGGGGCTCGAGATGCAGATGGCCGGCTCCGGGCTCGCTGTTCAGCAAGACCCCCCTGCCGGCGCAACCGTTCATGCTGGCAGCAGGGTGTGGGTTCGATTTGCTCAACAGGTTTGCTGCAGTGTTTCCGAGAGGGTGCATTAG
- the rsmH gene encoding 16S rRNA (cytosine(1402)-N(4))-methyltransferase RsmH codes for MSESDLHYPVMMREAMDFLNVQANGNYIDATAGAGGHSGQILRVLEWGQGRLLAIDRDSQALNVVRERLGGHGRRLMTMEGNFADICALHAASGLPPVDGILADLGLSSMQIEDAGRGFSFNLQGPLDMRMGGGELTAGDVVNRTPERELADLIFEFGEERHSRRIARAIVKARPIRSTTELAQVVMRAIPSRAGLHHIHPATRTFMALRLIVNHELENLEKFLADFPGVLAAGGRSVVVSFHSLEDRRVKHAFLRLQREGRMRVLTKHVVRPTPEEIQENPRSRSAKLRAAEKLHGA; via the coding sequence ATGAGCGAGTCCGATCTCCACTATCCCGTGATGATGCGGGAAGCGATGGACTTTTTAAATGTTCAAGCTAATGGCAATTACATTGATGCAACTGCTGGGGCAGGGGGACACTCGGGACAGATTTTGCGTGTGCTCGAATGGGGACAGGGAAGACTGCTGGCGATAGACCGTGACTCCCAGGCGCTCAATGTTGTTCGAGAGCGCCTGGGAGGGCACGGCAGAAGGCTGATGACGATGGAAGGCAATTTTGCTGACATTTGCGCTCTGCACGCCGCCAGTGGCTTGCCCCCCGTTGACGGCATTCTGGCCGATCTCGGGTTGAGTTCAATGCAGATTGAAGATGCCGGCCGGGGGTTCAGCTTCAACCTGCAGGGACCTCTGGACATGAGAATGGGCGGCGGAGAATTGACGGCCGGGGATGTTGTCAATCGTACGCCTGAACGTGAACTTGCGGATTTGATTTTCGAGTTTGGGGAAGAGCGCCACTCGCGCCGTATAGCGCGAGCGATTGTGAAGGCCCGTCCGATTCGATCGACCACCGAACTGGCGCAGGTGGTAATGCGAGCTATCCCCTCCCGGGCGGGCCTCCACCATATTCATCCCGCAACGCGCACATTCATGGCGTTGCGCCTAATCGTAAACCACGAACTGGAAAATCTGGAGAAGTTTCTTGCCGACTTTCCGGGCGTCCTCGCAGCAGGAGGCAGGTCGGTCGTGGTCAGTTTTCATTCGCTCGAGGACAGGCGAGTGAAGCATGCGTTTCTCCGGCTCCAGCGTGAAGGCCGGATGCGCGTATTGACCAAGCATGTGGTGCGTCCAACTCCTGAAGAAATTCAGGAAAATCCGCGATCGCGCAGCGCAAAGTTGCGCGCCGCGGAGAAGCTGCATGGCGCATAG